The following coding sequences are from one Synergistaceae bacterium window:
- a CDS encoding AEC family transporter, translating to MKLDFFVVFSNLAGLFIIIAAGYLSVRSRVFKAEASGIFSAFLVKFTLPCTIFISLVTRDYDPNFIHDCAILVLSGVIIFVFTLYFCKFISRFLGIPEGTRGVWSFACAFSNTGFMGFPVALALFGSEGLALAVMFNISFNLTVYTLGAIEISKDNISDPHVKLSMKAIIFSNINLATVLSLIFYFSQIKLPVIIAAPLTHLSNITTPLSMFIIGMSLAKTKPGELFTDLSVWSSAIIRLLIVPVIIFALLEFINLSDNNLVRAIIILIIAMPAPSMITVLTQIYDGNTDFAAKVMFLHNLLCMFTIPVIAKLI from the coding sequence ATGAAACTTGATTTTTTCGTAGTATTCTCAAATTTGGCGGGATTGTTTATTATTATAGCAGCGGGCTATCTTTCTGTACGTTCGAGAGTGTTTAAGGCTGAGGCTTCGGGAATTTTTTCGGCGTTTCTCGTTAAATTTACTTTGCCGTGTACTATTTTTATTTCGCTTGTAACTCGTGATTATGACCCTAATTTTATTCATGACTGCGCAATTCTAGTTTTAAGCGGAGTTATTATTTTCGTGTTCACGTTATATTTTTGCAAATTTATATCGCGCTTTCTCGGAATTCCTGAAGGCACCCGGGGCGTTTGGTCGTTTGCCTGCGCTTTCTCAAATACCGGCTTTATGGGATTTCCTGTTGCACTTGCTTTATTCGGAAGTGAAGGCCTTGCGCTGGCTGTAATGTTCAATATCTCGTTTAATCTAACTGTTTATACACTCGGAGCTATCGAAATCAGCAAAGATAATATTTCAGACCCTCACGTTAAATTAAGCATGAAAGCTATTATATTCAGTAATATAAATCTCGCTACAGTTTTGAGCCTGATATTCTATTTCTCGCAAATTAAATTACCGGTAATTATAGCAGCTCCCTTAACTCATTTGTCAAATATTACTACGCCGCTTTCTATGTTTATTATAGGCATGTCTTTAGCAAAAACTAAACCGGGCGAATTATTCACGGATTTAAGCGTTTGGAGTTCGGCAATTATAAGATTGTTAATCGTCCCTGTTATAATATTTGCTTTGCTTGAGTTCATTAATTTGAGCGATAATAATTTAGTACGAGCCATTATTATATTAATTATTGCTATGCCCGCGCCCAGTATGATTACTGTTTTGACGCAGATTTATGACGGTAATACAGATTTCGCCGCTAAAGTTATGTTCCTGCATAATTTATTGTGTATGTTCACTATTCCGGTAATTGCGAAATTAATATAG
- a CDS encoding polyphenol oxidase family protein: MIININTPEFINAKFFMRDEPVICDYPVINPSQVHGREIIILDDNYNINEHSRADGIILKSHKLAASLKFADCAPVLIYPENNNNSEWAMILHSGFKGTCLNICGHALELVNNNNLHAWIGPCIGFNNYMRDFADEWTQKAIKIFDENNYRISGDKVYFNLSGEIYSQLIKSGLASENIIISNIDTFTNPECYSYRRGNINQRMTLLVSLAHSQVR; encoded by the coding sequence ATGATAATAAACATAAACACGCCTGAATTTATTAACGCAAAATTTTTTATGAGAGATGAGCCTGTAATTTGCGATTACCCCGTTATAAATCCTTCACAAGTTCACGGACGAGAAATTATTATACTTGATGATAATTATAATATAAACGAGCATTCAAGAGCAGACGGAATTATATTAAAATCTCATAAATTAGCGGCCTCGTTAAAATTTGCTGACTGCGCACCGGTCTTAATATATCCTGAAAATAATAATAATTCAGAGTGGGCTATGATATTGCATTCAGGCTTTAAAGGCACGTGCTTAAATATTTGCGGTCATGCTTTAGAACTCGTGAATAATAATAATCTTCATGCATGGATCGGGCCGTGTATAGGCTTTAATAATTACATGAGGGATTTTGCGGACGAATGGACTCAGAAAGCGATAAAAATTTTTGACGAGAATAATTATAGAATTTCGGGCGATAAAGTATATTTTAATCTATCAGGCGAGATATATTCACAATTAATAAAATCAGGACTTGCGAGCGAGAATATTATTATTTCAAATATAGACACTTTCACAAATCCTGAATGCTATTCATACAGGCGGGGCAATATTAATCAGAGAATGACTCTTCTTGTTTCGCTGGCTCATTCTCAAGTGCGATAA